One window of Uloborus diversus isolate 005 chromosome 3, Udiv.v.3.1, whole genome shotgun sequence genomic DNA carries:
- the LOC129219088 gene encoding dopamine receptor 2-like, whose product MNARSTESTVIEMVFLDKQDAIPSVVSWLEMSGDVQISLDDNSYSSTPVNDFTAANFSDVTAVSPGVYQTTLAVILAIFCAATVFGNVLVMVAIFKQQYLHTVTNYFIASLAIADCLVGAVVMPFSVIHEVMDKYWIFGREWCDLWRCLDVLASTASILNLCAISIDRYWAITDPMTYPSKMTPPRAKLIVALVWMCSALISFPAIAWWRAVSEEPYPENQCLFTNDVGYLLFSSIISFYGPLMVMVFTYCRIYRAAVRQTKSLKIGMKHIRASNEPCQSMTLRIHRGGTPEHTSKNNSPTFRVHRGGTPEHAATSKNNSPSHAQRNSHLVISALPTRSESSTPKSPENNIPMRFASRHVKAFSISKKLGKLTKERKAAKTLGIVMGVFILCWLPFFIVNVLVGICGESCIAEPELVSSIVTWLGWINSGMNPVIYACWSRDFRRAFRQLLCSCCKTKKQQYRFQTTMRHNALAMRPKSPNQEVFL is encoded by the coding sequence ATGAATGCAAGAAGTACAGAATCCACTGTAATAGAAATGGTTTTTCTTGACAAACAAGATGCTATTCCAAGTGTAGTTTCGTGGCTTGAAATGTCTGGAGATGTGCAAATATCTTTAGATGACAATAGTTATTCTTCAACACCTGTAAATGATTTCACAGCAGCAAACTTTTCTGACGTAACAGCCGTTTCTCCTGGAGTATACCAAACTACTTTAGCTGtcattttggcaatattttgcgCCGCTACTGTTTTTGGGAATGTTTTAGTGATGGTAGCTATTTTCAAACAGCAGTACCTTCACACGGTGACGAACTACTTCATTGCTTCTTTGGCCATTGCCGACTGCTTAGTTGGGGCAGTGGTGATGCCGTTCAGTGTCATTCATGAAGTGATGGACAAATATTGGATATTTGGAAGAGAATGGTGTGATTTGTGGCGATGTCTTGATGTTTTAGCTAGCACTGCTTCAATTTTGAATCTTTGTGCCATATCTATTGACAGATACTGGGCCATTACAGATCCTATGACATATCCAAGTAAAATGACGCCCCCAAGAGCAAAACTAATTGTGGCTTTAGTGTGGATGTGTTCTGCTTTAATATCTTTTCCTGCCATTGCATGGTGGCGAGCTGTTTCCGAAGAGCCTTACCCTGAAAATCAGTGTCTTTTCACAAACGACGTTGGATATTTGCTATTTTCGTCAATTATATCCTTTTACGGGCCTTTAATGGTCATGGTTTTTACGTACTGCCGCATTTACAGAGCTGCTGTGAGACAAACCAAaagtcttaaaattggaatgaagCATATAAGAGCATCAAATGAACCTTGTCAATCGATGACATTGAGAATTCACCGGGGTGGTACACCTGAGCATACAAGTAAAAACAACTCGCCTACATTCAGAGTTCACCGCGGTGGAACCCCTGAGCATGCTGCTACAAGTAAAAATAATTCGCCTAGCCACGCTCAACGCAACAGTCACTTGGTTATTTCTGCATTACCTACCCGTTCTGAATCCTCTACGCCAAAATCTCCAGAAAATAATATACCAATGAGATTTGCTAGTCGACATGTCAAAGCTTTTTCTATAAGTAAGAAACTTggaaaattgactaaagaaagaaaagctgCCAAAACTTTAGGAATAGTTATGGGAGTTTTTATTTTGTGCTGGCTTCCCTTCTTCATAGTCAATGTATTAGTTGGCATTTGCGGAGAATCATGTATTGCTGAACCAGAACTAGTCTCTTCTATTGTCACATGGCTTGGCTGGATAAACTCTGGAATGAATCCTGTCATTTATGCTTGCTGGAGCCGAGATTTTAGAAGGGCATTTCGGCAACTTTTGTGCTCCTGTTGCAAAACAAAGAAGCAGCAGTACAGATTTCAAACAACTATGAGACATAATGCTCTAGCTATGAGGCCAAAATCTCCAAACCAAGAGGTTTTTCTGTAA